A genomic region of Colletotrichum destructivum chromosome 1, complete sequence contains the following coding sequences:
- a CDS encoding Putative heterokaryon incompatibility, with the protein MKTFRRGQPIASLPRTVRNLVVVARHFGVRYTWNDCLCILQDVIEDWKVEAPRIRDAFANSTCNVLAPEASDPDGVLFMTVTPSASCRALCMRHSTRLFWRDIYSKTLDIMNNVSVRVR; encoded by the coding sequence ATGAAGACTTTTCGCCGCGGCCAGCCGATTGCGTCCCTGCCAAGAACTGTTAGAAACTTGGTTGTCGTCGCACGTCACTTCGGCGTTCGCTATACATGGAATGATTGCCTCTGTATTCTGCAAGACGTCATCGAGGATTGGAAAGTCGAGGCACCGAGGATCAGAGACGCATTTGCAAACTCGACCTGCAACGTGCTAGCGCCCGAAGCCAGTGATCCGGATGGGGTCTTGTTTATGACCGTGACACCTTCAGCATCTTGCCGGGCGCTGTGTATGCGACATTCAACTCGCCTGTTCTGGAGAGATATCTACTCCAAGACGCTCGATATCATGAACAATGTCTCGGTCAGGGTCCGCTAG
- a CDS encoding Putative hydroxylase/desaturase AsaB has protein sequence MRTILRRTPILTSNLTTGIRNNRVPRITINRSLATMTTGNFRYLDPATLGAAGSKPWAKVDTDVTSFSRTDRRRSVANIRDAGEAFGTDVSGFAVYNSPAKEKDFTDDAAVRGGYYAEVEALLREKLPGVKKVVIFDHTIRRREKNSPRQPVQQVHVDQTPGAAAVRVRRHVPGDEAEELLKGRYQIINVWRPIGHPASDFPLAVIDWRTTEPKDLIAVDLLYPQRKDADDDDRGKEVLPDPTLAQSTEGYEVKGETYSVAPSDKHKLYYAKDMTPDEAMFIKCFDSRSQGQPGGKPGLADYTPHTAFIDPNTPADAKGRQSIEVRCLVFYD, from the exons ATGAGAACGATCCTACGTCGAACCCCAATCCTCACATCAAATCTCACAACCGGCATCAGAAATAACCGCGTTCCCCGCATCACCATCAACAGATCCCTCGCCACAATGACGACCGGCAACTTCCGCTATCTCGACCCGGCgaccctcggcgccgccggcagcaAACCTTGGGCCAAGGTCGACACGGACGTCACCTCCTTCAGCCGCaccgaccgccgccgctccgtCGCCAACATtcgcgacgccggcgaggcctTTGGCACCGACGTCTCCGGCTTCGCCGTGTACAACTCCCccgccaaggagaaggactTCACTGACGACGCGGCCGTGCGGGGCGGCTACtacgccgaggtcgaggccctgCTGCGCGAGAAGCTGCCCGGCGTGAAGAAGGTTGTCATCTTCGACCACACGATCCGGCGGCGGGAGAAGAACAGCCCCAGGCAGCCGGTGCAGCAGGTGCACGTCGACCAGAcgcccggcgccgcggccgtgCGCGTGCGGAGGCACGTTCCAggggacgaggccgaggagctgctcaAGGGGCGGTATCAGATCATCAACGTGTGGAGGCCGATCGGGCACCCAGCGAGCGATTTCCCCTTGGCCGTGATCGACTGGCGGACGACGGAGCCGAaggacctcatcgccgtcgatCTGCTGTATCCCCAGAGGAAGGATGCGGACGATGATGACAGGGGCAAGGAGGTGCTTCCCGACCCGACCCTGGCGCAGTCGACGGAAGGGTATGAAGTGAAGG GAGAGACATACTCTGTGGCGCCGAGCGACAAGCACAAGCTCTACTACGCCAAGGATATGACGCCTGACGAGGCCATGTTCATCAAGTGCTTCGACTCGCGGAGCCAGGGACAGCCCGGTGGGAAGCCGGGTCTTGCGGACTACACTCCTCACACCGCGTTCATCGACCCCAACACTCCCGCGGATGCGAAGGGGCGGCAGAGCATCGAGGTCCGCTGCTTGGTTTTCTACGACTAG
- a CDS encoding Putative glycoside hydrolase family 16, concanavalin A-like lectin/glucanase domain superfamily: MHLKNLIPTLVLLLPAAQAWDSPDYSGFTRLWLDNFAGASGTGVNEGNWNIITNLRVNNEIQDYTTSRSNLQISGGGTVQIVPQKDAAGRWTSGRIESKYTFTPAAGRLTFAEGQIRFGDNAIGNKKGIWPAFWILGDSIRRGVSWPRCGELDVLETVNGQLTGYGTAHCDVLPGGACNEPNGIGGAIGIPDQGWHNWRIQWDRRPNNWQAETITWFRDGQVFHQISGARVGSEGIWSTLARAPLFFILNVAVGGNWPGNPDGATIGGWGSMMETAYVAVYQSQ; encoded by the exons ATGCACCTAAAGAACCTCATTCCTACTCtcgttctcctcctccccgccgcaCAGGCCTGGGATTCTCCCGACTACTCAGGCTTCACCCGTCTCTGGCTCGACAacttcgccggcgcctcggGCACGGGCGTCAACGAGGGCAACTGGaacatcatcaccaaccTGCGCGTCAACAACGAGATCCAGGACTACACGACCTCGCGCTCAAACCTGCAgatctcgggcggcggcaccgtccaGATCGTCCCGCAaaaggacgccgccggccgctgGACCTCTGGCCGCATCGAGTCCAAGTACACCTtcaccccggccgccggccgcctcaCCTTCGCCGAGGGCCAGATCCGCTTCGGCGACAACGCCATCGGCAACAAGAAAGGGATCTGGCCGGCGTTCTGGATCCTCGGCGACTCGATCCGCCGCGGCGTCAGCTGGCCGCGCTGCGGTGAACTCGACGTGCTCGAGACGGTCAACGGGCAGCTGACGGGATACGGCACGGCGCACTGCGACGTGCTGCCCGGCGGCGCGTGTAACGAGCccaacggcatcggcggcgccatcggcatcccGGACCAGGGGTGGCATAACTGGCGCATCCAGTGGGACCGCCGGCCGAACAACTGGCAGGCCGAAACCATCACCTGGTTCCGCGACGGGCAGGTCTTCCACCAGATCAGCGGCGCGAGGGTCGGCAGCGAGGGGATCTGGAGCACGCTGGCCCGCGCCCCCTTGTTCTTCATCCTgaacgtcgccgtcggcgggaACTGG CCCGGAAACCCGGACGGCGCTACCATCGGCGGCTGGGGGAGCATGATGGAAACCGCCTACGTCGCGGTCTACCAGTCTCAGTAG
- a CDS encoding Putative major facilitator superfamily, MFS transporter superfamily, translating to MADYTVPRKKWYHIQWYSDEDSEEERKFIIKLDLIVVPYAVLAYWVKYIDQANLNNAYVGGMKEELGFEGNELVELQTMYTIGAVVGMIPFLALFTYIPMYWTIPAMDILWGLFTLLQYRANSFGELAAYRFMVGFFEVTRHSGAMSFQRAFVLLTRYPQAAFFPAMHYVFGRHNSSYTIRSWYRGHEIARRGGIFYTGLNLGTLTAGLIAAGASHRLEGVHGMSGWRWMYIICAIITIPVGILGYFLLPGTVEQPNTWILNEHDIKVAKARLERGGHVTRGKFKFGHLKKIFLSPQFWTVVLVDVLFWNAGIHKSTGSFLLWIKSLGRYSPAQVNEMGTIAPALGILYNIVACFLSDLVLGPAWAITFASLWNVTGLIMLVVWDVPEGGKWFAFATMYWSNALSSVLHGWVNTILRDSPEQRSFTLVMITIIAQSSTAWTPLLTFPTVESPSYPKGFSFCLGCALALIVATHVLNVYIKRKEAAKLANLENGSDQDQSYTYNNSPEVGAAGKTADANVAPATNTSEESIARR from the exons ATGGCAGACTACACGGTTCCCAGAAAGAAGTGGTACCACATTCAGTGGTACTCGGACGAAGATTCTGAAGAAGAGCGCAAGTTCATCATCAAGCTGgacctcatcgtcgtcccctACGCTGTCCTGGCTTACTGGGTCAAGTACATTG ACCAGGCAAACTTGA ACAATGCCTACGTCGGAGGCATGAAGGAAGAGCTCGGCTTCGAGGGCAATGAGCTTGTCGAGCTACAGACCATGTATACAATTGGCGCAGTTGTTGGCATGATTCCCTTCTTAGCCCTGTTCACGTACATCCCGATGTACTGGACGATCCCCGCCATGGACATCCTCTGGGGTCTCTTCACCCTCCTGCAGTACCGCGCCAACTCATTCGGAGAGTTGGCGGCCTACCGCTTTATggtcggcttcttcgaggtAACGCGCCACTCGGGTGCTATGAGTTTTCAAAGAGCTTTTGTGTTGCTGACGCGTTATCCCCAGGCTGCTTTCTTCCCGGCTATGCACTATGTCTTTGGTAGGCACAACTCGTCTTACACAATCC GCTCCTGGTACCGAGGCCACGAGATTGCGCGACGAGGCGGCATCTTCTACACCGGTCTCAACCTCGGAACCCTCACGGCGGGGCTTATCGCGGCAGGCGCATCGCAccgcctcgagggcgtccaCGGCATGTCCGGCTGGCGTTGGATGTACATCATTTGCGCCATCATCACGATCcccgtcggcatcctcggctacttcctcctccccggcaCTGTCGAGCAGCCCAATACCTGGATTCTCAACGAACATGATATCAAAGTTGCCAAGGCCCGCCTCGAACGCGGAGGACACGTCACGCGCGGCAAGTTCAAGTTCGGGCACCTCAAGAAAATCTTCTTGAGCCCGCAGTTCTGgaccgtcgtcctcgtcgacgtgctcTTCTGGAACGCCGGCATTCACAAGAGCACCGGCAGCTTCCTGCTGTGGATCAAGAGTCTGGGCCGCTACAGCCCGGCGCAGGTAAACGAGATGGGCACCATCGCGCCGGCCCTGGGAATTCTGTACAACATCGTAGCGTGTTTCCTGTCCGACCTCGTCCTAGGCCCCGCATGGGCCATTACCTTCGCCTCGCTGTGGAACGTCACAGGCCTGATCATGCTCGTGGTCTGGGACGTGCCGGAGGGCGGCAAGTGGTTCGCCTTCGCGACGATGTACTGGTCCAACGCTCTCTCGAGTGTGCTGCACGGCTGGGTCAACACCATCCTCCGAGACTCTCCTGAGCAGCGGTCGTTCACGCTGGTCATGATCACCATCATTGCCCAGTcatcgacggcctggacgcccCTGTTAACCTTCCCGACGGTCGAATCCCCGAGTTATCCAAAAGGATTCTCATTTTGCCTCGGTTGTGCACTGGCACTTATCGTTGCAACCCATGTCCTCAACGTTTACATTAAGCGCAAGGA GGCAGCGAAGCTTGCAAATCTGGAGAACGGGAGCGATCAAGACCAGAGTTACACTTACAACAACTCCCCCGAGGTTGGAGCTGCTGGCAAGACTGCCGATGCCAATGTTGCGCCAGCAACCAACACCTCGGAGGAGTCCATCGCGCGTCGTTAA